Proteins co-encoded in one Candidatus Hydrogenedentota bacterium genomic window:
- a CDS encoding ribose-phosphate pyrophosphokinase — protein MKIFSGNATRTLTEGICRHLGVKQGDAVVSTFSDGEIRVQIQEHVRGRDVFLINSTSPPVNRHLMELLILIDAVKRASAERITAVLPYYGYARQDRKDKARVPITAKLVANLITAAGADRVLTVDLHCGQIQGFFDIPLDHLAADIVFCECLWKEKLRENLVVVSPDMGSVRRAREFANRLGVPLAIVDKRRPRENESEVMNIIGSVEGYNALLLDDMIDTGGTLVKAAKAIKDQGALSVSACATHPVFSGPALDYIENSVLEELLVCDSVPLSDRAAANPKIRVLSLAPLIGEAIRRIHQNESVSSLFQV, from the coding sequence ATGAAAATCTTTTCCGGAAACGCCACCCGGACCCTGACCGAGGGTATTTGCCGCCATTTGGGGGTGAAACAGGGCGATGCGGTGGTGTCCACCTTCAGCGACGGTGAAATCCGCGTCCAGATTCAAGAGCATGTCCGGGGGCGCGATGTGTTTCTCATCAACAGCACCTCGCCGCCGGTCAACCGGCACCTGATGGAGCTGCTCATCCTGATTGACGCGGTGAAGCGCGCCTCGGCGGAGCGGATCACCGCGGTGCTTCCCTATTACGGGTATGCCCGGCAGGACCGCAAGGACAAGGCCCGCGTGCCCATCACGGCGAAGCTGGTGGCCAACCTCATCACGGCGGCGGGCGCTGACCGCGTGCTGACGGTGGACCTGCACTGCGGGCAGATTCAGGGATTCTTTGACATTCCCCTGGACCATCTCGCGGCGGACATCGTTTTCTGCGAGTGCCTGTGGAAAGAGAAACTGCGCGAGAATCTGGTGGTGGTCTCCCCGGACATGGGCAGCGTGCGCCGCGCGCGGGAATTTGCAAACCGACTGGGCGTGCCGCTGGCCATTGTGGACAAGAGGCGCCCCCGCGAGAACGAGTCTGAAGTGATGAACATCATCGGGTCGGTGGAGGGGTACAACGCCCTGCTGCTTGATGATATGATTGACACCGGCGGGACGCTTGTGAAGGCGGCCAAAGCCATAAAGGACCAGGGCGCGCTGAGCGTGAGCGCCTGCGCCACCCACCCGGTCTTCAGCGGCCCGGCGCTGGACTATATCGAGAATTCCGTGTTGGAGGAGCTTCTGGTGTGCGACTCTGTCCCCCTGTCGGACAGGGCTGCGGCCAACCCCAAAATCCGCGTGCTGAGCCTGGCGCCGCTTATTGGGGAGGCCATACGGCGCATCCACCAGAACGAGTCCGTGAGCAGCCTGTTTCAAGTTTAA
- a CDS encoding bifunctional folylpolyglutamate synthase/dihydrofolate synthase — MNQMEVLADGRPWRDYLSGLILHGVKLGLDNIRHLLAGADSPERDYPSVHVGGTNGKGSTAAFLDAMLRGAGLRVGKFTSPHLLDITERFQINGEPISEDELRENVGFFQKIARGMPHPPTFFELNTAVAFRWFSRRGVDAAVIEVGMGGRFDATNVITPAVCVITNIGLDHTQYLGGTLGEIAFEKAGILKPGVPCVAGTLAPEAAEVIAGRASAVGAPLLLPGLDYAFSTGGTPLAPLLDLQCGRFQLSGAPVGLAGAHQAGNAAVAAVAARLLPPPLGPLSRELVCAGLAGVRWPCRMERVLDGPPVYVDVAHNPDGAASLAGMLGRAVVVFAVSSDKDAAAMLATLAPIARRLVLTVYQGGRSMPLARLDELAAGIPHVTAPDLAAAIADGLDHANAETPLLVCGSVYAAGEARRILMERHGAAPPRF; from the coding sequence ATGAACCAGATGGAGGTGCTTGCGGACGGGCGCCCCTGGAGGGACTATCTCTCCGGGCTTATACTCCACGGGGTGAAGCTCGGATTGGATAACATCCGTCATCTTCTGGCCGGGGCGGACTCCCCGGAACGGGACTACCCCTCTGTCCATGTCGGGGGCACCAACGGAAAGGGCAGCACCGCCGCGTTTCTTGACGCAATGCTGCGCGGCGCGGGGCTGCGCGTGGGCAAGTTCACCAGCCCGCATCTGCTGGACATCACCGAACGGTTTCAAATCAACGGCGAGCCCATTTCCGAGGACGAGTTGCGGGAAAATGTGGGGTTTTTCCAGAAGATTGCGCGGGGGATGCCCCACCCCCCCACCTTTTTCGAGTTGAACACGGCAGTCGCGTTTCGCTGGTTCAGCCGGCGCGGGGTGGACGCGGCGGTCATCGAGGTGGGCATGGGGGGGCGCTTTGACGCCACCAACGTCATCACCCCGGCGGTTTGCGTCATCACCAACATCGGCCTGGACCATACCCAGTATCTTGGCGGCACACTCGGCGAGATTGCCTTCGAGAAGGCGGGGATATTGAAGCCCGGCGTTCCCTGTGTGGCGGGAACCCTTGCGCCGGAGGCGGCGGAGGTCATCGCGGGGCGCGCGTCGGCGGTCGGGGCGCCGCTGCTGTTGCCTGGCCTGGACTATGCTTTTTCCACCGGAGGCACGCCGCTGGCGCCGCTGCTTGACCTGCAATGCGGCCGCTTTCAATTGTCCGGCGCGCCGGTGGGCCTGGCGGGCGCGCACCAGGCCGGAAACGCCGCCGTGGCGGCGGTGGCCGCACGTCTGCTGCCGCCGCCTCTGGGGCCGCTTTCCCGGGAACTTGTCTGCGCGGGGCTGGCAGGGGTCCGCTGGCCCTGCCGCATGGAGCGGGTGCTGGACGGGCCGCCGGTGTATGTGGACGTGGCGCACAACCCGGACGGGGCGGCGAGTCTGGCCGGGATGCTGGGCCGCGCCGTGGTGGTTTTTGCCGTCTCGTCCGACAAAGACGCTGCGGCCATGCTGGCTACGCTTGCGCCGATCGCGCGGCGCCTGGTGCTGACGGTGTACCAGGGGGGGCGGAGCATGCCGCTGGCCCGGCTGGATGAACTTGCCGCCGGCATTCCGCATGTGACCGCGCCGGACCTGGCCGCGGCCATTGCGGACGGGCTGGACCATGCAAACGCGGAGACGCCCCTGCTGGTCTGCGGCTCCGTGTATGCGGCGGGGGAGGCACGGCGCATCCTGATGGAACGGCACGGCGCGGCGCCGCCCCGTTTCTGA
- a CDS encoding 50S ribosomal protein L25, whose amino-acid sequence MKTLAAKTRATGTKGATHQSRRDGEIPGVLYGGGKDPVSLAVDGREFDRLVHAEGVHAIVKLAFSDGSGNDSPAMLKAVQRHNLRYNVTHADFVRISLDEKIQTMVPIEFTGRCHGVTEGGLLEHQLREVEVECLALDVPAALHLDITDLGIGQSYHVSQIAVPAGVTILNDGADPVVSVHMPRVSSSETAQESEDAGAEAGKTEAKAD is encoded by the coding sequence ATGAAGACACTCGCAGCCAAGACACGCGCCACCGGCACCAAGGGTGCCACACACCAGTCCCGCCGCGACGGCGAAATTCCCGGCGTGCTCTACGGCGGCGGCAAAGACCCTGTGAGCCTGGCGGTGGACGGGCGTGAATTTGACCGGCTGGTCCATGCCGAAGGTGTCCACGCGATCGTCAAGCTGGCCTTTTCGGACGGTTCCGGCAACGACAGCCCGGCCATGCTCAAGGCGGTGCAGCGCCACAACCTGAGATACAACGTGACCCATGCGGATTTTGTCCGCATCAGTTTGGATGAAAAAATCCAAACCATGGTGCCCATCGAGTTCACGGGCCGCTGCCACGGCGTGACCGAAGGCGGCCTGCTCGAGCACCAGTTGCGCGAGGTCGAGGTGGAGTGCCTCGCCCTGGATGTGCCGGCCGCGCTCCATTTGGACATCACGGATTTGGGCATCGGCCAGAGCTACCATGTGTCCCAGATCGCGGTTCCCGCCGGTGTGACCATCCTGAACGACGGCGCGGACCCGGTGGTTTCGGTCCACATGCCCCGTGTCTCGTCTTCCGAGACTGCCCAGGAGTCCGAAGATGCCGGCGCCGAGGCCGGAAAAACGGAAGCGAAGGCCGACTAA
- a CDS encoding substrate-binding domain-containing protein has translation MKCSLFAVLVPAVALAVFSAAAQDAPAVKIGILADGNAGLWNAALAAAKEVAGEKGASLTLEIPSPATPEAQRELAEKMIANGVKALAVAPVNAEKQADFLKELAAKIPLALLMNDAPDSGRVCFIGEDPAEAGRALGALTDKALPHGMKVAVFAGNPDASPEKERIAGLRESLAPGDYTLDVLSTDHGDRSLLRALADELLQNRPEIGAYFGLSPYHAGVLWQAAKENNRERMISVLVCGDSAEARAGLETGGVFAAAITDAEALGREAARTLAGLAGAGERRELPGDGKITLTPKTVVTEKTRSVEDVLDALQIPRVLEETTIIPRPSFD, from the coding sequence ATGAAGTGTTCGCTGTTTGCCGTTCTCGTGCCGGCCGTCGCGCTGGCCGTGTTTTCCGCCGCCGCGCAGGACGCGCCCGCCGTCAAGATCGGCATCCTCGCCGACGGCAATGCGGGCCTGTGGAATGCCGCCTTGGCCGCCGCAAAAGAGGTGGCCGGGGAGAAGGGCGCGTCGCTGACACTGGAAATCCCCTCGCCGGCCACCCCGGAGGCCCAGAGGGAACTCGCCGAAAAAATGATTGCCAACGGGGTTAAGGCGCTGGCCGTCGCCCCGGTGAACGCGGAAAAACAGGCGGATTTCCTCAAGGAACTGGCGGCAAAAATTCCGCTGGCGCTCCTGATGAACGACGCGCCCGACTCGGGCCGGGTCTGTTTCATCGGCGAGGACCCGGCGGAGGCCGGACGCGCCCTGGGGGCGCTGACCGACAAGGCCCTGCCGCATGGGATGAAGGTCGCCGTGTTCGCGGGCAACCCCGACGCCTCCCCTGAAAAAGAGCGCATCGCGGGGCTCCGCGAGTCGCTCGCGCCGGGAGATTACACGCTGGACGTGCTGAGCACGGACCACGGGGACCGCAGCCTGCTCCGCGCGCTGGCGGATGAACTGCTCCAGAACCGGCCTGAAATCGGCGCCTATTTCGGGCTCTCGCCCTATCATGCGGGGGTGCTGTGGCAGGCCGCCAAAGAGAACAACCGGGAACGCATGATCAGCGTGCTGGTCTGCGGGGACAGCGCCGAGGCGCGCGCGGGCCTGGAGACGGGCGGCGTTTTTGCCGCGGCAATCACGGACGCCGAAGCGCTGGGCCGGGAGGCGGCGCGCACACTGGCCGGTCTGGCCGGCGCCGGAGAGCGGCGGGAACTTCCCGGGGACGGTAAAATCACCCTGACGCCCAAGACCGTGGTGACCGAAAAAACTCGCAGCGTGGAGGATGTCCTGGATGCGCTACAAATACCTCGGGTGCTTGAAGAGACTACCATTATCCCCCGACCCTCCTTTGACTGA
- a CDS encoding acetyl-CoA carboxylase carboxyltransferase subunit beta, with product MPLFHRKKVTGAGGAKSEMPEGLWLKCEACQETVYRSDLEANLSVCPLCGHHYRVGARARITLLLDADSFGETWAGLQSGDPLAFSAGAETYAGRLARARESSGLGEAIVTGRGAIGGIPVAVGAMDPAFMMGSMGSAVGEKFCRLVRDAVGGRLPLLVFTASGGARMQEGILALMQMAKTACAVRDLHTAGVPYIAVLTDPTTGGVYASFASLADITLAEPGACIGFAGKRLIEGALRVALPEGFQTAESQFENGFLDAVVKRTEMREYLARLLRCLAPGTAPAGHVAAPA from the coding sequence ATGCCCCTGTTTCACCGCAAAAAGGTCACCGGCGCCGGCGGCGCGAAAAGCGAGATGCCCGAGGGGCTCTGGCTGAAGTGCGAGGCCTGCCAGGAGACGGTTTACCGGAGCGATTTGGAGGCAAACCTGTCCGTGTGTCCACTGTGCGGGCATCATTACCGCGTGGGCGCGCGCGCCCGCATCACGCTTTTGCTGGACGCCGACTCCTTCGGGGAAACATGGGCGGGGCTTCAGTCCGGCGACCCCCTGGCTTTCTCGGCCGGGGCCGAGACCTACGCGGGGCGCCTTGCGCGCGCGCGGGAGTCCTCGGGGCTTGGGGAGGCGATTGTCACGGGCCGGGGCGCGATTGGGGGTATCCCCGTGGCCGTCGGGGCCATGGACCCCGCATTCATGATGGGGAGCATGGGGTCGGCTGTGGGCGAAAAATTTTGCCGCCTGGTCCGGGACGCGGTCGGCGGGCGCCTGCCCCTGCTGGTTTTCACCGCCTCAGGCGGGGCGCGCATGCAGGAGGGAATTCTGGCGCTGATGCAGATGGCCAAGACGGCCTGCGCGGTGCGCGATCTCCACACCGCGGGCGTGCCCTATATCGCGGTCTTGACGGACCCCACCACGGGCGGGGTGTACGCCAGTTTTGCCTCCCTCGCGGACATCACCCTGGCGGAGCCGGGCGCATGCATAGGCTTTGCGGGAAAGCGGCTCATCGAGGGGGCGCTGCGGGTGGCCCTGCCCGAGGGGTTCCAAACCGCCGAGAGCCAGTTTGAAAACGGCTTTCTTGACGCGGTGGTAAAGCGCACGGAGATGAGGGAGTATCTGGCGCGGCTGCTGCGGTGCCTTGCCCCCGGCACCGCTCCGGCCGGCCATGTTGCGGCCCCCGCATGA
- a CDS encoding aminoacyl-tRNA hydrolase produces MKLVVGLGNPGPRYRDTRHNLGFAVLDTLAERFGVRLDREKHQALTTDAVFKGERLILLKPLTFMNLSGASVAAAARNRVPAPEDVLVVVDDVNLPLGRLRLRAGGSAGGHNGLKSIIERLGSDAFHRVRLGVGPNEGGGDLAGHVLGRFRPEERDAVNNMVARAADAVETWIADGMEAAMNRHNWRASAEKG; encoded by the coding sequence GTGAAGCTGGTAGTGGGACTTGGCAACCCCGGCCCCCGGTACCGGGACACGCGGCACAACCTTGGTTTTGCGGTTTTGGACACCCTGGCGGAACGTTTCGGTGTCCGGCTGGACCGTGAAAAGCACCAGGCGCTGACTACCGACGCGGTGTTCAAAGGCGAGCGGCTGATTCTGTTGAAGCCGCTGACATTCATGAACCTGAGCGGGGCCAGCGTGGCGGCGGCGGCGCGCAACCGTGTTCCGGCCCCCGAAGACGTGCTGGTTGTGGTGGACGACGTGAACCTGCCCCTCGGCCGGCTTCGTCTGCGGGCGGGGGGAAGCGCCGGCGGGCACAACGGCCTGAAGTCAATCATCGAGCGGCTTGGATCGGACGCCTTCCACAGGGTAAGATTGGGGGTCGGCCCGAACGAAGGCGGCGGCGACTTGGCGGGGCATGTGCTCGGCAGGTTCAGACCCGAGGAGCGGGATGCGGTGAACAACATGGTCGCCCGCGCCGCGGACGCCGTGGAGACTTGGATAGCCGACGGCATGGAGGCGGCGATGAACCGCCACAACTGGCGCGCGAGCGCGGAAAAAGGTTAA
- the ilvN gene encoding acetolactate synthase small subunit encodes MPNNKKHTISVLVDNQFGVLARVSGMFSARGYNIISLCVGETENPSISRMTVTVRGDDGVLAQIIQQLNKLVDVIEVEDLTNSAFVERELVMIKVAAGGKKRGEVIELASIFRAKIADLDKDCMTVEVTGAQAKVNACIEMMRNFGIKELVRTGSIAIARSSAAGNGNGSDTDQ; translated from the coding sequence GTGCCAAACAACAAGAAACACACCATCAGCGTGCTGGTGGACAACCAGTTCGGCGTGCTCGCCCGCGTTTCGGGCATGTTCAGCGCGCGGGGTTACAACATTATCAGTCTGTGCGTGGGCGAGACGGAAAACCCGTCCATTTCACGGATGACCGTGACGGTCCGGGGCGACGACGGGGTGCTGGCGCAGATCATCCAGCAGTTGAACAAGCTGGTGGACGTGATCGAGGTGGAGGACCTCACGAACTCGGCCTTTGTCGAGCGCGAGCTGGTGATGATAAAGGTGGCCGCGGGCGGCAAGAAGCGCGGGGAGGTCATCGAGTTGGCGAGCATTTTCCGCGCGAAGATTGCGGACCTTGACAAGGACTGCATGACGGTCGAGGTCACGGGCGCCCAGGCGAAAGTGAACGCCTGCATCGAGATGATGCGCAATTTCGGCATCAAGGAGCTTGTCCGCACGGGCAGCATCGCCATCGCGCGGTCCTCGGCGGCGGGCAACGGCAACGGCTCGGACACAGACCAGTAA